A window of Dysidea avara chromosome 1, odDysAvar1.4, whole genome shotgun sequence genomic DNA:
tttaaatttttttttaatttaaaccCCGGGGTATtctgaggaccattttggcattgtatttccataaagtcactGATAACCTTTGCAACAATTGCCTCCTAGCCAACTTCCGAGACAAACCATTTTTAACTGTAGTGCGGTCAGCAATtatccatttcaaattgattatgtaatgcgtacatttcaaaagattcgcggctcACGGTTAATTACATGAATTTACATCCGGTGACTTTGCCGCTTAAAATCGTTGCGAAAACGTCCGTACAATTCTGTTGAGTTCGTTTTAATAAACggcatccaataaacattccagagctcaaacttttttcaccagacccttttttcagTAGGGTCTGTAACGAAAATTTTGGCCCGGGACAAAAATCAGTCCAGCCGGACCATATTCAGTCGACCAAATTTAGTCAGCCCGGACCATATTTAGCATTCGAAATTGGTCcgacctgaccaaaattggtccggcccaaacctagttgaccacatgcactcctgaccactcggaccaattttggtcgaCCAACTGAATGGGTCCGGGTGGACCACTACAGCAAATGATGtatagctataagttgtttgtgacTGAACACTGCAGCCGACTTCGCTATAGATATTCTCATTTATCAGTCTCGAATAATGAGCATTGCAGGCATTATCactgcatggatttgtgcttaaaaggttatccaacaagggcacggATCATTGCATGCATGGGATCAGTTAGCTGCATTGGAGgtgcttaagatcgagatactctaatagagcagtcacctataacattcatcaccaggcactgatccagaaataaatgaaGGTGGGTGGCTACCCAGCCTAGCCCCCattttaagttgagagtcctGAATGTCTTAATATTTACATCAGGAAGAGCTGACACTGTTATTGCTTGGCTTGTATACAGTGAAGCGCATGCACAGTAGCATGTGCACTGTGCTCTTGTGCAAATATACTGtaatgtctgatcatgagttaacactaatGATTAGAATaatacatctgtaacacctgcatgtgtacatactgcacattcctctctttTGTATGttaaaagttatagctataatattccctgtatgctttttactacttaaccaactttaaaattttactaattttcacctgtgcacataGCTATACTGTACCAGTAGGAGAtgcaggcactgatccagaaataaaccaaggtgagtggctggcccagattttaagatgaGAGTTTTGAATGTCTTGGTAGTTACATCAGGGAAGAAAGGCTGGCAATATTATCATCTAGCTTGTACAGTAAAGCACATAGCTAGTAGCATACCCTTGTGAACataataaggccaggcaaacttgattaattgtgtCTCATCCTTGcccacatccctttttaccccaccgcctctaatttcattattgctgttatcaatcacgtgcacacgtattttgatgttaggaaggctggttatcattttacagcccagcaaatgtcacttgcacctcagaaaaggTGGTAGCTAATACATAAgtaatagttcttaaaaggGTTTAGTTAACCTTTATAACATATAgtcagcttgatttggagtattttctttactaatgaataatgaaaaaagaCCTTCCACCTGCATGGAAATCTgcatttttgtggatgagaaactagtaatcaagttttcctggcctaatgtattttgtaatcccaGTACAGGCTGATCATGAATTAACACCAGTGGTTATAACAAACTGTAATACACCTGTaaacatactgcacattcctctctgtcatatgtgatatgtaggagatgatagtttaggtttactccattgaataactaaatgtgaactatcatctcctattGACATGCCTCACAGGAAGAAACATCACCTTAcaggttatagctataatattctcagtatgttttatacttagccaacttaaaattttgagGTAGTTGCATTAATCCACAGCCTTAAGGTGAATTGctgcagacataaaagtaaaattaaGTCAATCCTGAAGCAAACCCCATATTCTCCTTCTGCCTGGTGATAGTTAATACTGCCCATGACCATAGATAAATTCATGCATGTATActgctaccatctactgtaaggttatagccagctagcattggaatctgatgcaatgAAGGGATTTATAATTAGTTCATATTGATATAGCGaaagagtgttcatgatcagtatTATTAAGTTATGcatgtctgagtggctgcaaggccatgcaggtgggtggctagccatcCCATCCACCCCCTCTGGATTAGTCCTTGCGATGATATGTGTAACTGTTTATGACAATACGTACATGGGTATTCCCAGATTAATAAAGAACtgaccaagggtcagaattaacaaattaaattctgagctataTGCAGGAGTTAaagataagacatgttttaatgaTAGATTTTACATATTGTCTACCATCCTCAAGTCCAGCATAGACTAGCTGGTGATTTCCAtcatgttgctatagttgtttgtcataatcaacactaacaggctggatgaaagattcaaccaaacactgcagagccgatgatgcttgtgaagtttattgagcatataaaaacatacttgggaagaatatctaaaccaaaacagctaagctgtaaaaaaagagtgcggcccccaaaatggccaggatgaaataagatgtgaaatccaaggtggcagccaagaaatggctgtgatggtaggttaatggcaaaagttttaattacgacaatttaggtgaatttggtgccaaatcctatatagtggaggaggcaatgcaaattcacctgaattgtcgtaataaaaatttttgccattaacctaccatcacagccatttcttggctgccaccttggatttcacatcttttttcatcctggccattttgggggccgcactcttctttttacagcttggtttagatataattatatggCAGTCATAACAGTGCCAGATATAGCAGTACACAGGTTAAGATGAAGATGTGCAGCTCAAACACTTACTTGTTCCATATTGTTTAAAAGAGTTCTTTTTGGATGTTCTATAAAGTATTGTGATATTAAACCATACTCCTAAAATAATTATGACCAACACTCATTCATTCTTGTATACCTCTTCCctttgctctttccatcttttcactGTCAATGTGTTAAATTTAATTGCGCCTGTAAGCATTTAGGTCAATTGTAGCTAACGTACAGTTAGAATTTTAGAAGGGAGCTGCTTGCTTGCTTCAACTTCTTAAGTACCTCTTCTCACTCTACCGTTTACCTACTATTGCATATTGACAGTTTTGGTTATATACAGTACACTCCTCATTAGTTGAGCAATATATTTTGTTAGAATTCCGTATATGTGACTCAGTATTGTGTCAGACAACAAATTAAGCCAACATGGATGTCCCCTCATTAACATAGACAATGTATAGGGTCTACATGTTAATGTGTTGAGATTATCAAACAATTATGTATTTAATCACAACAAACTAAAAACAGTAGTTTAAATTTCTTTGAAAAGAAATTTGAACCTTTACCATTATAATTATCCTATGGCATGTGCTCAATTATATGagatgtagctacatgtgttaTGTTGCATTTCTGTgaactagctacataattatattaaccCAGTGCCAGCATAGTACTGTGGTAGCTAttagtacatacacacaaataaaATAGTATAACTTACACATATCTAGCTGATCATTAATAGTTACTtccattaaattttaataaataCACAATCCTTTTAGTTTGTTGTAAAATTCCAATCATATTACAAAAATAAGTGTGTAGCTACACACGTATGTGTACAAGTGTTAGGATAATATTACAATCAAAAGTAGTACAAGTAAAGTAGAAATGTGTAAATACATTACATGTTGTGCCAACCAGTTAAAAATGTGTTTTGTATGTCAGTTACATTTAACTGGCCTAATTTTCATTTCTATGAAGCTAAGAGGTTGCCATTTGCTATTATTAACATACAATGCATATTGGTTTTTGTACTGATGGTTGAGCATTATGTTGGAACATGCATTGTACCACCATCCACCAGCTTTACCTATATTATCCACTGCACAATTATTACTCCACTGATCATTGTCCCTATCTTTGGTGGTGAACTTCATGCCATTAATAGAGTAAGTGCTAAATGGATCATCAGTCACTCCACTAAATCCTGATATAGTTAATTTGTATTGTTCTGCAGCTGACCCTACTCTAAAGTTACTATATGACAGATAACCTTTTGTTCCACTGGTAGGTGTGTAGTCAATACGTAGCTCCCACTGTCCTTGATTAGTAAGACAATGGATGGCACGTAAGCCGTACCAAAATTCTCCAATCAGGCtaccaaatccatcttcataatCTACCCAGTCTCTGTAAAAGTCAACACTTCCATCTTGTCTTCTTTGAATGACTAACCATCCTCCTCCATTAGTGACAGCATCGCAATATCCTTCAGCTACCAGTTCACAATCTCCACAGAAATTGCTAATGTTATACACACGAGATCTGACTGGTATATTAGA
This region includes:
- the LOC136250000 gene encoding fibrinogen C domain-containing protein 1-like, which codes for MAPTMMIITIAVLSMMVVESCPVVTSVNGSCCEVVKGNSFKFSNIPVRSRVYNISNFCGDCELVAEGYCDAVTNGGGWLVIQRRQDGSVDFYRDWVDYEDGFGSLIGEFWYGLRAIHCLTNQGQWELRIDYTPTSGTKGYLSYSNFRVGSAAEQYKLTISGFSGVTDDPFSTYSINGMKFTTKDRDNDQWSNNCAVDNIGKAGGWWYNACSNIMLNHQYKNQYALYVNNSKWQPLSFIEMKIRPVKCN